In Gossypium hirsutum isolate 1008001.06 chromosome D06, Gossypium_hirsutum_v2.1, whole genome shotgun sequence, one genomic interval encodes:
- the LOC107900360 gene encoding VQ motif-containing protein 33 → MEKHQISIASSSTSASLPPTTFVEADANTFKDLVQKLTGFTSDTEKLPVTSLPGRVSSKPCSDHHPTAPRRPPFKLQERRQQHAIRKLEIKLGLTTLRNSPGGSHCVCVCQARGLDSPVPSPVTPLGSEPLFYSSSGTVSPSSPAVSEEEKAIAEKGFYLHPSTLNTHRGNRSPELLTLFPLSSPSQDEKRD, encoded by the coding sequence ATGGAAAAGCACCAAATCTCCATAGCTTCATCGTCAACTTCAGCGTCGCTGCCGCCAACAACGTTCGTTGAGGCTGATGCAAACACCTTCAAAGATTTGGTCCAGAAACTCACAGGATTCACCAGCGATACAGAGAAACTCCCAGTCACAAGTCTTCCCGGAAGGGTTTCCTCAAAACCTTGCAGTGATCACCACCCAACAGCACCACGCCGTCCACCGTTCAAGCTCCAAGAACGTAGACAACAACATGCCATAAGAAAACTCGAGATCAAGCTCGGCCTCACCACGCTACGTAACTCGCCTGGTGGCAGTCACTGCGTCTGCGTCTGCCAAGCTCGTGGGCTCGACTCGCCAGTTCCCAGTCCGGTGACTCCACTAGGGTCAGAACCACTCTTTTACTCGAGTTCCGGCACCGTATCACCGTCGTCTCCGGCAGTTTCAGAAGAGGAAAAGGCGATTGCAGAGAAGGGTTTTTACTTGCACCCATCAACATTAAATACACATAGAGGAAACCGATCACCGGAGCTGTTAACTCTTTTTCCACTTAGTTCACCTA